A stretch of Chelmon rostratus isolate fCheRos1 chromosome 18, fCheRos1.pri, whole genome shotgun sequence DNA encodes these proteins:
- the LOC121622460 gene encoding gap junction Cx32.2 protein: MGDWGFLSSLLDKVQSHSTVIGKIWMSVLFLFRIMVLGAGAESVWGDEQSGFICNTQQPGCENVCYDWTFPISHIRFWVLQIIFVSTPTLVYLGHAMHVIHKENKLREQNQRAKQMIKVPKYTDDKGKVKIKGNLLGSYLTQLVFKIIIEAAFIVGQYYLYGFIMVPMFPCSRKPCPFTVECYMSRPTEKTIFIIFMLVVACISLLLNVIEVFYLICTRVRCGSKSRKQKINSAENPASLLTTRWPTVEDSLRQNKKNMELETSMSIGGSLDGAKEEKQLLSDP; the protein is encoded by the coding sequence ATGGGAGACTGGGGATTTCTGTCATCTTTGCTGGACAAGGTCCAGTCCCACTCCACAGTCATCGGGAAGATCTGGATGAGCGTCCTGTTCCTGTTCCGGATCATGGTTTTGGGAGCGGGTGCCGAGAGCGTCTGGGGCGACGAGCAGTCGGGTTTCATCTGTAACACTCAGCAACCTGGTTGTGAGAACGTCTGCTACGACTGGACCTTCCCCATCTCGCACATTCGCTTCTGGGTCCTCCAGATCATCTTCGTCTCCACGCCGACGCTGGTCTACCTGGGCCACGCCATGCACGTCATCCACAAGGAGAACAAACTGAGGGAGCAGAACCAGAGAGCGAAGCAGATGATCAAAGTGCCCAAATACACGGACGATAAGGGAAAGGTGAAGATCAAGGGGAACTTGCTGGGGAGCTACCTGACCCAGCTCGTCTTCAAGATCATCATCGAGGCTGCCTTCATCGTGGGCCAGTACTACCTGTACGGCTTCATCATGGTCCCCATGTTCCCCTGCTCGAGGAAGCCCTGTCCCTTCACCGTCGAGTGCTACATGTCCCGCCCCACAGAGAAgaccatcttcatcatcttcatgcTGGTGGTGGCCTGCATCTCCCTGCTGCTCAACGTCATTGAGGTGTTCTACCTGATCTGCACCAGGGTCAGATGTGGGTCCAAGTCTCGCAAGCAAAAGATCAATTCAGCAGAAAACCCCGCCAGCCTGTTGACAACCAGGTGGCCGACGGTGGAGGACTCGCTCCGACAGAACAAGAAGAACATGGAGCTGGAAACGAGCATGAGCATCGGCGGAAGCCTGGATGGAGccaaggaggagaaacagctgctgagtGATCCTTGA